The following proteins are encoded in a genomic region of Salvelinus namaycush isolate Seneca chromosome 12, SaNama_1.0, whole genome shotgun sequence:
- the phldb2a gene encoding pleckstrin homology-like domain family B member 2 isoform X6 — MRQHTKGTLCLGESNFFHFNHPEEASRMKSMLPQKSPVTTMGYGSDCVKTEHSNGSSVGGTVMRGSRSKAELQDLMETLQRRKSALEASLRASAESTRTYLSLPPPSPVSPTAHGSSERPLSSRGLPYMTSSSMPPSPRQGERPLSPNPPYTRSRHQSQDSLLLSNSSDGRRPPVASSILSMWNGSSSYGEPAPRPPRGHSGAASMPSSPRLGRRLYAQGRNVDNGMDPAPRQRKYSTGSLNGLGSTHSRSLPRLHRSADSPALSLPPRRSMVSHRGEKVSVSFSSKSRRSLFSLERPPDVTVPATASVPGTPRRASLASLGCELEGGGLQGSSPCLDLGLGERRLSFGKGGLGPRSRRGSISSLNGKEELRDYHMHQRDERLREQEVQRLERQRLETILSLCTELGRVERDQRGLAVSDLQKINKELEKLQVSDDESVFSDSPGSVSGTAPENGFGTRPEGYQLAEERQVRERHHRDARAQSPALSLRSSAPSPSPRHRAKQQAAEDVHLKQEVSRIEEERIQVLNNVEEVEQKIKDLDNQMEESIREMEVERALLEGEQVSEMALLQREKEVLDQLNEKIGSTDKTALTEKSQDVEVLEAERKWFEDLEFQQLERESRQDEEKEGRNQHLLREIADYQRSTVTRKERLLTLKKQSTQITQQSQREKDSFLKEKNNLLLMLQRERENLASLERKYAEVTGGQAFPNNPVAMKEHFRSLEERRRGSKENSHLSDNLRKRSQQPLSHYSSSTLGRSLSSKSHVPLSQSSSCGSAIPRGLSVSPRDLESQRLLKGHSHLYVSEDRQRLVDLCSRTVSESNVFLESFHYADNGHAFDTLSVDSSDSMETSISACSPDNISSASTSNVAKIEEMERLLREAQADKNRLLEHREREMEVRRQALEEERRRREDLEKRLQEETNRRQKMIEREVKLREKQRAQARPMTRYLPQRKDDFDLHGHIEAAGHNPDNCYHLAITDKTCRGFLVKMGGKIKTWKKRWFVFDRNRRTLAYYADKHEAKMKGVIYFQAIEEVYYDHLKNAHKSPNPSLTFSVKTHDRVYYMVSPSPEAMRIWMDVIVTGAEGYMHFMV; from the exons ATGAGACAGCACACAAAG ggTACACTCTGTCTAGGTGAATCCAACTTCTTCCACTTTAACCACCCAGAGGAGGCCAGTCGAATGAAGAGCATGCTGCCCCAGAAGAGTCCTGTCACCACAATGGGCTACGGCTCAG ACTGTGTGAAGACTGAGCACAGCAATGGCAGCTCAGTGGGTGGCACCGTGATGAGAGGCTCCCGTTCGAAGGCGGAGCTGCAGGACTTGATGGAGACTCTGCAGCGCAGGAAGAGTGCTCTGGAGGCTAGCCTGAGGGCCAGCGCAGAATCTACCCGCACCTACCTCAGCCTGCCTCCTCCCAGCCCTGTGTCCCCCACTGCCCACGGGAGCTCCGAGCGCCCCCTCTCCTCCAGAGGCCTCCCCTacatgaccagcagcagcatgcCCCCCTCCCCTCGCCAGGGCGAGCGCCCTCTCAGCCCCAACCCGCCATACACACGCTCACGCCACCAATCACAGGACAGCCtgctcctctctaactcctctgATGGTCGCCGCCCCCCTGTAGCCAGTTCTATATTGTCCATGTGGAATGGTTCCTCTTCCTATGGGGAGCCTGCCCCCCGCCCACCTCGGGGCCACAGCGGTGCGGCCAGCATGCCCTCCAGCCCTCGTCTAGGCCGCAGGCTATACGCCCAGGGCCGGAACGTGGACAATGGTATGGACCCTGCACCACGTCAGAGGAAGTACTCTACAGGGTCACTCAACGGTCTGGGCTCTACCCACAGCCGCTCTCTACCCCGCCTCCACCGTTCGGCTGACTCCCCGGCTCTGTCCCTGCCACCACGCCGCTCCATGGTCTCCCACCGAGGGGAGAAGGTTTCTGTGTCCTTCTCCTCCAAGTCGAGGCGCAGCCTGTTTTCTCTGGAGCGGCCGCCAGACGTGACTGTGCCAGCCACAGCTAGTGTACCGGGTACTCCCCGCCGGGCCAGCCTGGCCTCTCTGGGCTGTGAGCTGGAGGGAGGGGGCCTGCAGGGCTCCTCACCCTGCCTGGACCTGGGCCTGGGCGAGAGGAGGCTGTCCTTTGGGAAGGGGGGACTGGGGCCGAGATCGAGGAGGGGCAGCATCAGCTCTCTGAATGGGAAGGAGGAGCTGAGAGACTACCACATGCACCAGAGAGATGAGAGGCTCAGAGAACAGGAGGTGCAGAGACTG GAGCGCCAGCGACTGGAGACCATCCTGAGCCTGTGTACTGAGCTGGGCCGTGTGGAGCGGGACCAGAGAGGCTTGGCCGTCTCCGACCTGCAGAAGATCAACAAGGAGCTGGAGAAGTTGCAGGTGTCTGATGATGAGTCTGTGTTCTCCGACTCCCCTGGCAGCGTCAGCGGCACCGCCCCGGAGAACGGCTTTGGCACCAGACCCGAGGGATACCAGTTGGCAGAGGAGCGGCAGGTCCGCGAGCGCCATCACAGGGATGCCAGGGCTCAGTCACCTGCTCTCAGCCTGCGCAGCAGTGCCCCCTCACCCTCCCCTCGCCACAGAGCCAAG CAGCAGGCTGCGGAGGATGTGCATCTGAAACAGGAAGTGAGCCGTATTGAGGAGGAGAGGATCCAGGTGCTGAACAACGTAGAGGAGGTGGAGCAGAAGATCAAAGACCTGGACAACCAGATGGAGGAGTCCATCAGAGAG ATGGAGGTAGAGCGGGCTCTGCTGGAGGGGGAGCAGGTCTCTGAGATGGCTCTgctacagagggagaaggaggtactgGACCAACTCAATGAGAAGATTGGCAGCACTGACAAGACTGCCCTCACAGAGAAGTCCCAG GATGTGGAGGTACTGGAGGCTGAGAGGAAGTGGTTTGAAGACCTGGAGTTccagcagctggagagagagagtcgtcaGGACGAGGAGAAGGAGGGTCGGAACCAGCATTTACTGCGAGAGATAGCAGATTACCAGCGTAGTACTGTCACACGCAAGGAGAGACTCCTGACCCTGAAGAAGCAGTCAACACAGATTACCCAGCAGTCTCAGCGAGAGAAGGACAGCTTTCTGAAAGAGAAGAACAACCTGCTCCTCATGCTTCAGAGG GAGAGGGAGAACCTGGCCTCGCTGGAGAGGAAGTATGCTGAAGTGACTGGAGGGCAGGCCTTCCCTAACAACCCTGTTGCCATGAAAGAG CACTTCCGctctctggaggagaggaggcggGGCAGTAAGGAGAACTCCCACCTCAGTGACAATCTCCGTAAGAGGAGCCAGCAGCCCCTCAGTCACTACAGCAGCTCCACACTGGGCCGCAGCCTGTCCTCTAAG TCCCACGTGCCCCTGTCCCAGAGCTCCAGCTGTGGTAGTGCCATCCCCCGgggcctctctgtctctcccagagATCTGGAATCTCAACGCCTGCTCAAGG GCCACAGCCACCTGTACGTGagtgaggacagacagagactggtTGACCTGTGTAGCAGGACCGTCTCAGAGTCCAACGTCTTCCTGGAGTCCTTCCACTACGCAGACAACGGCCATGCCTTCGACACGCTCAGCGTGGACAGCTCTGACAGCATGGAGACCAGCATCTCTGCCTGCTCCCCAGACAACATctccag TGCCAGCACATCCAACGTAGCAAAGATTGAAGAGATGGAACGTTTGTTACGAGAGGCCCAGGCTGATAAGAATCGTCTCCTTGAGCACAGG GAGCGTGAGATGGAGGTGCGCAGGCAGGCCCTGGAGGAGGAGCGGCGGAGGAGGGAGGACCTGGAGAAGAGACTGCAGGAGGAGACCAACAGGAGGCAGAAGATGATCGAGAGGGAGGTGAAGCTACGTGAGAAACAGAGGGCACAG GCCCGGCCGATGACACGCTACCTACCTCAGAGGAAGGATGACTTTGACCTCCATGGTCACATCGAGGCAGCTGGACACAACCCAGACAACTGCTACCACCTGGCCATCACCGATAAAACCTGCAGAGGGTTCCTGGTCAAGATGGGTGGCAAGATCAAGACCTGGAAGAAACGCTGGTTTGTCTTCGACCGGAACCGCAGGACACTGGCCTACTACGCAG ACAAACACGAGGCCAAGATGAAAGGAGTCATCTACTTCCAAGCCATAGAAGAGGTTTACTATGATCATTTAAAGAATGCACACAAG AGCCCGAACCCATCGCTGACGTTCAGCGTGAAGACCCATGACAGGGTGTACTACATGGTGTCTCCCTCCCCTGAG
- the phldb2a gene encoding pleckstrin homology-like domain family B member 2 isoform X1, whose protein sequence is MRQHTKGTLCLGESNFFHFNHPEEASRMKSMLPQKSPVTTMGYGSDCVKTEHSNGSSVGGTVMRGSRSKAELQDLMETLQRRKSALEASLRASAESTRTYLSLPPPSPVSPTAHGSSERPLSSRGLPYMTSSSMPPSPRQGERPLSPNPPYTRSRHQSQDSLLLSNSSDGRRPPVASSILSMWNGSSSYGEPAPRPPRGHSGAASMPSSPRLGRRLYAQGRNVDNGMDPAPRQRKYSTGSLNGLGSTHSRSLPRLHRSADSPALSLPPRRSMVSHRGEKVSVSFSSKSRRSLFSLERPPDVTVPATASVPGTPRRASLASLGCELEGGGLQGSSPCLDLGLGERRLSFGKGGLGPRSRRGSISSLNGKEELRDYHMHQRDERLREQEVQRLERQRLETILSLCTELGRVERDQRGLAVSDLQKINKELEKLQVSDDESVFSDSPGSVSGTAPENGFGTRPEGYQLAEERQVRERHHRDARAQSPALSLRSSAPSPSPRHRAKQQAAEDVHLKQEVSRIEEERIQVLNNVEEVEQKIKDLDNQMEESIREMEVERALLEGEQVSEMALLQREKEVLDQLNEKIGSTDKTALTEKSQEKALLDAERVKVERLAELVSEQRTQLDNCPEALKEQLQQQLSRDVEVLEAERKWFEDLEFQQLERESRQDEEKEGRNQHLLREIADYQRSTVTRKERLLTLKKQSTQITQQSQREKDSFLKEKNNLLLMLQRERENLASLERKYAEVTGGQAFPNNPVAMKEHFRSLEERRRGSKENSHLSDNLRKRSQQPLSHYSSSTLGRSLSSKSHVPLSQSSSCGSAIPRGLSVSPRDLESQRLLKAGHSHLYVSEDRQRLVDLCSRTVSESNVFLESFHYADNGHAFDTLSVDSSDSMETSISACSPDNISSASTSNVAKIEEMERLLREAQADKNRLLEHREREMEVRRQALEEERRRREDLEKRLQEETNRRQKMIEREVKLREKQRAQARPMTRYLPQRKDDFDLHGHIEAAGHNPDNCYHLAITDKTCRGFLVKMGGKIKTWKKRWFVFDRNRRTLAYYADKHEAKMKGVIYFQAIEEVYYDHLKNAHKSPNPSLTFSVKTHDRVYYMVSPSPEAMRIWMDVIVTGAEGYMHFMV, encoded by the exons ATGAGACAGCACACAAAG ggTACACTCTGTCTAGGTGAATCCAACTTCTTCCACTTTAACCACCCAGAGGAGGCCAGTCGAATGAAGAGCATGCTGCCCCAGAAGAGTCCTGTCACCACAATGGGCTACGGCTCAG ACTGTGTGAAGACTGAGCACAGCAATGGCAGCTCAGTGGGTGGCACCGTGATGAGAGGCTCCCGTTCGAAGGCGGAGCTGCAGGACTTGATGGAGACTCTGCAGCGCAGGAAGAGTGCTCTGGAGGCTAGCCTGAGGGCCAGCGCAGAATCTACCCGCACCTACCTCAGCCTGCCTCCTCCCAGCCCTGTGTCCCCCACTGCCCACGGGAGCTCCGAGCGCCCCCTCTCCTCCAGAGGCCTCCCCTacatgaccagcagcagcatgcCCCCCTCCCCTCGCCAGGGCGAGCGCCCTCTCAGCCCCAACCCGCCATACACACGCTCACGCCACCAATCACAGGACAGCCtgctcctctctaactcctctgATGGTCGCCGCCCCCCTGTAGCCAGTTCTATATTGTCCATGTGGAATGGTTCCTCTTCCTATGGGGAGCCTGCCCCCCGCCCACCTCGGGGCCACAGCGGTGCGGCCAGCATGCCCTCCAGCCCTCGTCTAGGCCGCAGGCTATACGCCCAGGGCCGGAACGTGGACAATGGTATGGACCCTGCACCACGTCAGAGGAAGTACTCTACAGGGTCACTCAACGGTCTGGGCTCTACCCACAGCCGCTCTCTACCCCGCCTCCACCGTTCGGCTGACTCCCCGGCTCTGTCCCTGCCACCACGCCGCTCCATGGTCTCCCACCGAGGGGAGAAGGTTTCTGTGTCCTTCTCCTCCAAGTCGAGGCGCAGCCTGTTTTCTCTGGAGCGGCCGCCAGACGTGACTGTGCCAGCCACAGCTAGTGTACCGGGTACTCCCCGCCGGGCCAGCCTGGCCTCTCTGGGCTGTGAGCTGGAGGGAGGGGGCCTGCAGGGCTCCTCACCCTGCCTGGACCTGGGCCTGGGCGAGAGGAGGCTGTCCTTTGGGAAGGGGGGACTGGGGCCGAGATCGAGGAGGGGCAGCATCAGCTCTCTGAATGGGAAGGAGGAGCTGAGAGACTACCACATGCACCAGAGAGATGAGAGGCTCAGAGAACAGGAGGTGCAGAGACTG GAGCGCCAGCGACTGGAGACCATCCTGAGCCTGTGTACTGAGCTGGGCCGTGTGGAGCGGGACCAGAGAGGCTTGGCCGTCTCCGACCTGCAGAAGATCAACAAGGAGCTGGAGAAGTTGCAGGTGTCTGATGATGAGTCTGTGTTCTCCGACTCCCCTGGCAGCGTCAGCGGCACCGCCCCGGAGAACGGCTTTGGCACCAGACCCGAGGGATACCAGTTGGCAGAGGAGCGGCAGGTCCGCGAGCGCCATCACAGGGATGCCAGGGCTCAGTCACCTGCTCTCAGCCTGCGCAGCAGTGCCCCCTCACCCTCCCCTCGCCACAGAGCCAAG CAGCAGGCTGCGGAGGATGTGCATCTGAAACAGGAAGTGAGCCGTATTGAGGAGGAGAGGATCCAGGTGCTGAACAACGTAGAGGAGGTGGAGCAGAAGATCAAAGACCTGGACAACCAGATGGAGGAGTCCATCAGAGAG ATGGAGGTAGAGCGGGCTCTGCTGGAGGGGGAGCAGGTCTCTGAGATGGCTCTgctacagagggagaaggaggtactgGACCAACTCAATGAGAAGATTGGCAGCACTGACAAGACTGCCCTCACAGAGAAGTCCCAG GAGAAAGCCCTGCTCGATGCTGAGAGGGTAAAAGTAGAGAGGCTGGCGGAGCTTGTCTCTGAGCAGAGGACCCAGCTGGACAACTGTCCCGAGGCGCTCAAGGAGCAGCTTCAGCAGCAGCTCTCCAGG GATGTGGAGGTACTGGAGGCTGAGAGGAAGTGGTTTGAAGACCTGGAGTTccagcagctggagagagagagtcgtcaGGACGAGGAGAAGGAGGGTCGGAACCAGCATTTACTGCGAGAGATAGCAGATTACCAGCGTAGTACTGTCACACGCAAGGAGAGACTCCTGACCCTGAAGAAGCAGTCAACACAGATTACCCAGCAGTCTCAGCGAGAGAAGGACAGCTTTCTGAAAGAGAAGAACAACCTGCTCCTCATGCTTCAGAGG GAGAGGGAGAACCTGGCCTCGCTGGAGAGGAAGTATGCTGAAGTGACTGGAGGGCAGGCCTTCCCTAACAACCCTGTTGCCATGAAAGAG CACTTCCGctctctggaggagaggaggcggGGCAGTAAGGAGAACTCCCACCTCAGTGACAATCTCCGTAAGAGGAGCCAGCAGCCCCTCAGTCACTACAGCAGCTCCACACTGGGCCGCAGCCTGTCCTCTAAG TCCCACGTGCCCCTGTCCCAGAGCTCCAGCTGTGGTAGTGCCATCCCCCGgggcctctctgtctctcccagagATCTGGAATCTCAACGCCTGCTCAAGG CAGGCCACAGCCACCTGTACGTGagtgaggacagacagagactggtTGACCTGTGTAGCAGGACCGTCTCAGAGTCCAACGTCTTCCTGGAGTCCTTCCACTACGCAGACAACGGCCATGCCTTCGACACGCTCAGCGTGGACAGCTCTGACAGCATGGAGACCAGCATCTCTGCCTGCTCCCCAGACAACATctccag TGCCAGCACATCCAACGTAGCAAAGATTGAAGAGATGGAACGTTTGTTACGAGAGGCCCAGGCTGATAAGAATCGTCTCCTTGAGCACAGG GAGCGTGAGATGGAGGTGCGCAGGCAGGCCCTGGAGGAGGAGCGGCGGAGGAGGGAGGACCTGGAGAAGAGACTGCAGGAGGAGACCAACAGGAGGCAGAAGATGATCGAGAGGGAGGTGAAGCTACGTGAGAAACAGAGGGCACAG GCCCGGCCGATGACACGCTACCTACCTCAGAGGAAGGATGACTTTGACCTCCATGGTCACATCGAGGCAGCTGGACACAACCCAGACAACTGCTACCACCTGGCCATCACCGATAAAACCTGCAGAGGGTTCCTGGTCAAGATGGGTGGCAAGATCAAGACCTGGAAGAAACGCTGGTTTGTCTTCGACCGGAACCGCAGGACACTGGCCTACTACGCAG ACAAACACGAGGCCAAGATGAAAGGAGTCATCTACTTCCAAGCCATAGAAGAGGTTTACTATGATCATTTAAAGAATGCACACAAG AGCCCGAACCCATCGCTGACGTTCAGCGTGAAGACCCATGACAGGGTGTACTACATGGTGTCTCCCTCCCCTGAG
- the phldb2a gene encoding pleckstrin homology-like domain family B member 2 isoform X3 has product MRQHTKGTLCLGESNFFHFNHPEEASRMKSMLPQKSPVTTMGYGSDCVKTEHSNGSSVGGTVMRGSRSKAELQDLMETLQRRKSALEASLRASAESTRTYLSLPPPSPVSPTAHGSSERPLSSRGLPYMTSSSMPPSPRQGERPLSPNPPYTRSRHQSQDSLLLSNSSDGRRPPVASSILSMWNGSSSYGEPAPRPPRGHSGAASMPSSPRLGRRLYAQGRNVDNGMDPAPRQRKYSTGSLNGLGSTHSRSLPRLHRSADSPALSLPPRRSMVSHRGEKVSVSFSSKSRRSLFSLERPPDVTVPATASVPGTPRRASLASLGCELEGGGLQGSSPCLDLGLGERRLSFGKGGLGPRSRRGSISSLNGKEELRDYHMHQRDERLREQEVQRLERQRLETILSLCTELGRVERDQRGLAVSDLQKINKELEKLQVSDDESVFSDSPGSVSGTAPENGFGTRPEGYQLAEERQVRERHHRDARAQSPALSLRSSAPSPSPRHRAKQQAAEDVHLKQEVSRIEEERIQVLNNVEEVEQKIKDLDNQMEESIREMEVERALLEGEQVSEMALLQREKEVLDQLNEKIGSTDKTALTEKSQEKALLDAERVKVERLAELVSEQRTQLDNCPEALKEQLQQQLSRDVEVLEAERKWFEDLEFQQLERESRQDEEKEGRNQHLLREIADYQRSTVTRKERLLTLKKQSTQITQQSQREKDSFLKEKNNLLLMLQRERENLASLERKYAEVTGGQAFPNNPVAMKEHFRSLEERRRGSKENSHLSDNLRKRSQQPLSHYSSSTLGRSLSSKSHVPLSQSSSCGSAIPRGLSVSPRDLESQRLLKGHSHLYVSEDRQRLVDLCSRTVSESNVFLESFHYADNGHAFDTLSVDSSDSMETSISACSPDNISSASTSNVAKIEEMERLLREAQADKNRLLEHREREMEVRRQALEEERRRREDLEKRLQEETNRRQKMIEREVKLREKQRAQARPMTRYLPQRKDDFDLHGHIEAAGHNPDNCYHLAITDKTCRGFLVKMGGKIKTWKKRWFVFDRNRRTLAYYADKHEAKMKGVIYFQAIEEVYYDHLKNAHKSPNPSLTFSVKTHDRVYYMVSPSPEAMRIWMDVIVTGAEGYMHFMV; this is encoded by the exons ATGAGACAGCACACAAAG ggTACACTCTGTCTAGGTGAATCCAACTTCTTCCACTTTAACCACCCAGAGGAGGCCAGTCGAATGAAGAGCATGCTGCCCCAGAAGAGTCCTGTCACCACAATGGGCTACGGCTCAG ACTGTGTGAAGACTGAGCACAGCAATGGCAGCTCAGTGGGTGGCACCGTGATGAGAGGCTCCCGTTCGAAGGCGGAGCTGCAGGACTTGATGGAGACTCTGCAGCGCAGGAAGAGTGCTCTGGAGGCTAGCCTGAGGGCCAGCGCAGAATCTACCCGCACCTACCTCAGCCTGCCTCCTCCCAGCCCTGTGTCCCCCACTGCCCACGGGAGCTCCGAGCGCCCCCTCTCCTCCAGAGGCCTCCCCTacatgaccagcagcagcatgcCCCCCTCCCCTCGCCAGGGCGAGCGCCCTCTCAGCCCCAACCCGCCATACACACGCTCACGCCACCAATCACAGGACAGCCtgctcctctctaactcctctgATGGTCGCCGCCCCCCTGTAGCCAGTTCTATATTGTCCATGTGGAATGGTTCCTCTTCCTATGGGGAGCCTGCCCCCCGCCCACCTCGGGGCCACAGCGGTGCGGCCAGCATGCCCTCCAGCCCTCGTCTAGGCCGCAGGCTATACGCCCAGGGCCGGAACGTGGACAATGGTATGGACCCTGCACCACGTCAGAGGAAGTACTCTACAGGGTCACTCAACGGTCTGGGCTCTACCCACAGCCGCTCTCTACCCCGCCTCCACCGTTCGGCTGACTCCCCGGCTCTGTCCCTGCCACCACGCCGCTCCATGGTCTCCCACCGAGGGGAGAAGGTTTCTGTGTCCTTCTCCTCCAAGTCGAGGCGCAGCCTGTTTTCTCTGGAGCGGCCGCCAGACGTGACTGTGCCAGCCACAGCTAGTGTACCGGGTACTCCCCGCCGGGCCAGCCTGGCCTCTCTGGGCTGTGAGCTGGAGGGAGGGGGCCTGCAGGGCTCCTCACCCTGCCTGGACCTGGGCCTGGGCGAGAGGAGGCTGTCCTTTGGGAAGGGGGGACTGGGGCCGAGATCGAGGAGGGGCAGCATCAGCTCTCTGAATGGGAAGGAGGAGCTGAGAGACTACCACATGCACCAGAGAGATGAGAGGCTCAGAGAACAGGAGGTGCAGAGACTG GAGCGCCAGCGACTGGAGACCATCCTGAGCCTGTGTACTGAGCTGGGCCGTGTGGAGCGGGACCAGAGAGGCTTGGCCGTCTCCGACCTGCAGAAGATCAACAAGGAGCTGGAGAAGTTGCAGGTGTCTGATGATGAGTCTGTGTTCTCCGACTCCCCTGGCAGCGTCAGCGGCACCGCCCCGGAGAACGGCTTTGGCACCAGACCCGAGGGATACCAGTTGGCAGAGGAGCGGCAGGTCCGCGAGCGCCATCACAGGGATGCCAGGGCTCAGTCACCTGCTCTCAGCCTGCGCAGCAGTGCCCCCTCACCCTCCCCTCGCCACAGAGCCAAG CAGCAGGCTGCGGAGGATGTGCATCTGAAACAGGAAGTGAGCCGTATTGAGGAGGAGAGGATCCAGGTGCTGAACAACGTAGAGGAGGTGGAGCAGAAGATCAAAGACCTGGACAACCAGATGGAGGAGTCCATCAGAGAG ATGGAGGTAGAGCGGGCTCTGCTGGAGGGGGAGCAGGTCTCTGAGATGGCTCTgctacagagggagaaggaggtactgGACCAACTCAATGAGAAGATTGGCAGCACTGACAAGACTGCCCTCACAGAGAAGTCCCAG GAGAAAGCCCTGCTCGATGCTGAGAGGGTAAAAGTAGAGAGGCTGGCGGAGCTTGTCTCTGAGCAGAGGACCCAGCTGGACAACTGTCCCGAGGCGCTCAAGGAGCAGCTTCAGCAGCAGCTCTCCAGG GATGTGGAGGTACTGGAGGCTGAGAGGAAGTGGTTTGAAGACCTGGAGTTccagcagctggagagagagagtcgtcaGGACGAGGAGAAGGAGGGTCGGAACCAGCATTTACTGCGAGAGATAGCAGATTACCAGCGTAGTACTGTCACACGCAAGGAGAGACTCCTGACCCTGAAGAAGCAGTCAACACAGATTACCCAGCAGTCTCAGCGAGAGAAGGACAGCTTTCTGAAAGAGAAGAACAACCTGCTCCTCATGCTTCAGAGG GAGAGGGAGAACCTGGCCTCGCTGGAGAGGAAGTATGCTGAAGTGACTGGAGGGCAGGCCTTCCCTAACAACCCTGTTGCCATGAAAGAG CACTTCCGctctctggaggagaggaggcggGGCAGTAAGGAGAACTCCCACCTCAGTGACAATCTCCGTAAGAGGAGCCAGCAGCCCCTCAGTCACTACAGCAGCTCCACACTGGGCCGCAGCCTGTCCTCTAAG TCCCACGTGCCCCTGTCCCAGAGCTCCAGCTGTGGTAGTGCCATCCCCCGgggcctctctgtctctcccagagATCTGGAATCTCAACGCCTGCTCAAGG GCCACAGCCACCTGTACGTGagtgaggacagacagagactggtTGACCTGTGTAGCAGGACCGTCTCAGAGTCCAACGTCTTCCTGGAGTCCTTCCACTACGCAGACAACGGCCATGCCTTCGACACGCTCAGCGTGGACAGCTCTGACAGCATGGAGACCAGCATCTCTGCCTGCTCCCCAGACAACATctccag TGCCAGCACATCCAACGTAGCAAAGATTGAAGAGATGGAACGTTTGTTACGAGAGGCCCAGGCTGATAAGAATCGTCTCCTTGAGCACAGG GAGCGTGAGATGGAGGTGCGCAGGCAGGCCCTGGAGGAGGAGCGGCGGAGGAGGGAGGACCTGGAGAAGAGACTGCAGGAGGAGACCAACAGGAGGCAGAAGATGATCGAGAGGGAGGTGAAGCTACGTGAGAAACAGAGGGCACAG GCCCGGCCGATGACACGCTACCTACCTCAGAGGAAGGATGACTTTGACCTCCATGGTCACATCGAGGCAGCTGGACACAACCCAGACAACTGCTACCACCTGGCCATCACCGATAAAACCTGCAGAGGGTTCCTGGTCAAGATGGGTGGCAAGATCAAGACCTGGAAGAAACGCTGGTTTGTCTTCGACCGGAACCGCAGGACACTGGCCTACTACGCAG ACAAACACGAGGCCAAGATGAAAGGAGTCATCTACTTCCAAGCCATAGAAGAGGTTTACTATGATCATTTAAAGAATGCACACAAG AGCCCGAACCCATCGCTGACGTTCAGCGTGAAGACCCATGACAGGGTGTACTACATGGTGTCTCCCTCCCCTGAG